Genomic DNA from Gimesia aquarii:
CCAAACCGGAATTTAACCGGACACGTTGTTTGGTTTCTCCACGCGCCAGGACGGTGTTGACTAAAGGATGGTTTGCCAACGCATCCATCACAGTCTCCGGGGCGTTAGACGTGATTAGAATATCCAGATCACCGACTGTTTCCTTGCGCCTCCGACAACTTCCTGCTTCTGAGATTTGCTGGACGGAATCCAGGGTTTGCAGGTCGTGTATGATTTCATCTGACTGCGCTTTGGCATCTGCGAGTCGGACTCGATTTCCTGCCTGGTTCAGATGTTCGAGTCCTTCGAGGATAATTTGTGCCGTTTTTTTTCCGAATCCTTTTTGCTCAGCAATAACTCCCTGTTCTGCAGCCGCTTTGAGATCATCGAGCGAGTGAATTGAGAGTTCAGAAAAGAGAAAAGCGACTTTTTTAGGTCCGATGCCGGGAATATTTAACATACGAACTACATCTGCGGGAATTTCTTCCTTCAATGTTTCTAATTGAGGCAACGTTCCCGATTCTACAATTGTTTCAATTTTTTCTGCGAGGTCTTTGCCAATTCCCGGTAAGGACTGCAATTCCTTCGGAGTGTTTTTAGCGATGTCTTCGATGGATTCAGGGAGTCCTGAGATCGTGCGGGCCGCATTGCGATACGCGCGCAGGCGAAATGGATTCGCCCCTTGGATCTCCAGCAAATCCGCAAGTTCCTCAAATTGGCGTGCAATTTCTGAGTTTTGCATATTTTCTGTCCGCGTTATTAGCCTTAACAACTGAAATAAAATGATTTGTCTTCACTTATTAACAATAACGCGATCGGCGCATAAAAAAAGTGCAAGGCAGGGATGCACTTGCACTTTGTTGATTCTCTATTCCCTCAGTGGTTATTTACTAGCAACCTTTGTGGAATCTGTGATAGCAAACCAACCAGAATTTGTCGGAATACTCTGTTTGGTGATTTGAGGAGCAGAAAAATGAGCACGAATTGTCAATCGTTCCGCTCTGGGAGCCGATTTCCAAGTGATCTTCTGGTCTAGATTCAAAGGTCGTACTCTCAACTGAGGAAACTTGGTTTCCTGCTCTGCCTTGGGAGCTTTTTCAGCAGGTTCCTTTGTGGGAGCTGCTTTCTTTTTAGGAATGGTCGTCTTTGGAATCTTTCCATCCGGAGTGGGTTTGAATGCGTTTGTCTTATCAGACTCATTCCCGAAGAAATCATCCTGTTTTTTTTCTGTTCCGAATTCGGGCAATTTTGTGCCTCCGCCTGGCATCGGAGTCTCAGATCCCCCCCGCTTTAAAGGAACTTCAAATACATCCTTTGATTCGCTTTTGGGCATCGGAGTATCCATGGGGCTCCGTTCATAGCGTCGAGCCCCAAACCCGGAATCTTCTACATTCGATTTGGATTCGCCGGGAGGCATGGGTTCATCCGCAAACGTTTTGGGAGTCGTGCTTTCAATTTCACGCGGTTCCGGAACTTTTTTACCGGAAGCAGGATCTGGTGTGGGTGTGTTGGCTCTAGCAGGATTATAAGAGACGCCACATTGGCCAGTACTACAGTTGGATCCACAAGCTCCGGTTGCACAGCCTCCTATCCCACAGGGAGAGCAACAACCTGGGCCGTAAGCGGCGCCCGCAAATCCATAGGAATTACCCCCGCCAAAATTTCTGTAGCTGACACCGACAACTTGAGGATTGTTAATCAGATACCAGCGATAAGCGGCACGTGACTGGCGTCTGGCTTGTCCGCGAGTGCCATAATACGACACATAACCGGGAGTCCCGCAGCAGTTTCCAGGACTCATCATTCCGTAACCGCCGTAGTTGGCTGAATAGGTTCGAGGAGCATAACCGGCGCCATAGTACATGGGACCATTTCGACTTGGTCCAAAGAGGGCATTGTAAGTCCAGGGAATTACCCCCGCGTCAGATTCTGCCAGCGAGACCAAGCCAATCGTCAGAATACATCCGACTGTGAGGCAAACTTTCTTCAGATTCATGTTTTTTAGTAGACTCATCATTCATTCGACCTTATTAAAATCGAGCTATACAATTGCACGACCAGGGGCAGTAAGCCATGCCGAAAGAAGACGTAGTCCATCACGCCAATTTCACCATATTTCCAATCATGTCGAAACATAAAGCGACTAATCCATTAGTAATCATTTTGTACCCTGACAGTCCTACCAATGTCAATGATTGGGATTATTGGTTGGGTCGGATAAACTAAGTTTTTGAGGGACAATTCATAATCATTCTCGATTGTTTCTAATTTCTCTAAAGTCCGAAGTTTGTTGATGGCTCGTGATTTGAAGGACATACGCATTTTTCCTCCGATTCAGACAAATATCAGGTATCAATAAATTGATATAAGTTGATTTGATATCAAGACTTAATTTATCGAAACCCATTCGAGTTCAAATGGAAATTTTCGCTGACAGCCCCCAAATTGCTCCCCAGATCAGTTTGAAGGAGATCGGGTGAGTTCCTCTACCCTGAAATTCAATAAAATGCTAAGTTACGCGGTCTGAAGCCCGCAGAGTGTTCACTGAATTCGATCTTAACCGATTCAAAATTTCTCTGCGATTTTTATCTTCATGGAGGAAGATAACCACGTCCGATGAGAGATCGTCCTGAAAACATGCTCGCATGCAACATATTCAGCTCGACGAGTCTGATACGGACTTTTTGTGCGCTGGGGCTGATTTGTGGGATTTGTAGTGGGTGTGCAAGTTGGACTCAGAAAATGGCTGTCAGAGATTCTGAATCACAGGATCTCGTTGAACAGGTTCGTGAGGCAACGGAAAGCGGACAACAGGAACAGGCTGCTGAACTGCTCAAGCAGGCGGTGGCTTCAAACCCTAATCACGCAGGAGTACGCCGCCAACTTTCGGAATTCTTAATTACGAATGGCTTTTCGGAAGAAGCAATCCAACAGTTAGAAAAAACGACCATTCTCTCTCCCGACGATCCGAGACCTTATATTGATTTGGCTTATTTACTGCATCAAAAGAAACAATATACTGATGCGCTCAAAAACCTGGAATTCGGTTTGAACCTTGATCCCACGAATATTCGTGCCTTATTACTCAAAGGTGAGTTAGAAGAATTAGCGGGGCTGAATGCGGCTGCTGAAGAAACATATCATAGGATCTTGCAGGCAGAACCCTATAATATTGTTTCTCGATTAAAATTGGCAGCACTTGAGATCAAACAGGGGGAATCCAACCGCGCTACTCCGATATTGCGTCCCATTTGCCATAATACAGCAGCCACAATCCATCAGAGATCAGAGGCTCAATGGTTGCTGGGAGTGGCCTACGGTGCGGAACAGCGTTGGAATGATTCAGTAGCATCACTTGAACGAGCAATGAAAAATCGCCCCGATGCAACCGCAGATGACTGGTATCGCCTCGCTTATGCCAGTTTACAGGCGAACGATATGGAGAAAGTTTATCCTGCCGTGACAAAGGCACTATCTTTAAATCCGCTGCATACCGAAACAAATCGGCTTTCCAGTTATTTAACTCAACAATCAAACATGATGAATATTCAACAGGCTTCCATGTACACTCCCCTCCAAAGGCCAGGTTTCATCGGACAAGCACCCCAGCCGATCCCCGTCGAAACATTACAGCCTCCCCAAGGCTGGGAGAAGGTCGGAACGCTGTCGATTTCTTCCGCAAAAATCAATAGTCGATAGTGAATGCTGGCGGTTAATGATTCACTCAATGTAACGCATTTATTATGAATCATTGTATTTGCTGATATATGGCTCAAATGTCTTGCCCGATCTAACTCGAAAGCTCCAGGAACTCGCACTGATGGAATTTATTCGTAATTCCATATATAAATTGAGGTTATTACGATCAAATTATGGTGATTTTTGAATTTTGATACTTGAAAAAAGAATTTCGTCGACTAAATGATATAGTGGCGTTTTTTTGTTACAGTATGTTCTCGTATGTGAATTTGATAAAAAACGGGATAATCTTTTGTGAAATCTGAGTTTCACCTGGGCCAAACCGACGAAAGAATGATTGAATGTTTGAATTCGTTTCCGATGTACTAAATCTCAAACAAATGGAATCTGCGGAGCAGAATAACAATCAGAGACCATCTTCCGTAGCAGGGATTAGTTCACCATCGATAAACCTACCTGATGTGGCAAATGAAACCGTTCCACTCATTGGGGGGACTCTTGAGCGTGTCGGGATGTCAGGGGTAGAATTGGTACTCAGGCTTCGTGATGCTTCAGGTGAGATATTTCGTACTCCAGCTCGTGCTGATGCAGCTGTGAGCCTCGATGATGAGAAGACCAAAGGGATCCATATGTCTCGACTATTTCTCAGTTTGAATAGTCGGCTAGCTGACCAGGAACTTTCTTTGCCTCTGGTCAATGAGATTCTGAAAGATTTTGTACAGACACATGAGGGAATGAGTTCCAACAGTTTTTTGACTCTGACCTACGAACATTCGCTGAAACGACCTGCGTTACTTTCTGATCATGCCGGCTGGCGCGCCTATCCAATTACGATACACAGTTCGTTCAAACAGAATACGTTTCAACACCAATTGCATGTTCAACTGACTTATTCCAGTGCCTGTCCCTGTTCAGCCGCCTTATCAAGGCAGTTGATTCAGCAGGCTTTTGAAGATGCGTTCGGTGACCGAAGTGAACTCTCTCATGATGAAATCTATCAATGGTTGGGAACACAGGAAGCAATTCTGGCAGTCCCACACAGCCAGAGAAGCCACGCTGATGTCACGGTGGACTTAGACAGTGGATTGGAAGATTTTCCGATTGAATCACTGATAGATTATCTCGAACGTGCCATCGCGACCCCTGTGCAAACAGCAGTCAAGCGCGAAGATGAGCAAGAATTCGCGCGGTTGAACGGAGCCAACCTGATGTTCTGTGAAGACGCAGCCCGAAAATTGAAGGCCGCTCTAGAGGAGTACAAAGGCATTAACAATTTTCGAGTCGAAATCAATCATCTCGAAAGCTTGCATCCCCATGATGCCGCTGCGGTGGCTACCAGCGATCAGACATAAACGGCTGTTTTTTAAGCCTTTATCAGGAATCGCTCAAATCCTGCAGAGATCAAAGTCCTTCTCTTTATCACCTCTTTAGGTTTTGGAAGCGACGAATTGTGTTTGCATGCGTGTTGTTTTCATTTTTATCAGAATTGAAACGATGAGGTTCTCTTTCTAACTCATCCGAGTTAGGCTAAACACATTACCGATTACATTCTGTTTTGTATTCGTCAAATGAGAGATGCGAAACGAAAACGAATTTTTAAGGGCATCGCTCCGTGCTCTTAGGATTCATGCTTTCTCACAGCAGAAATTCTTTATTTTTTAGAATTTTGTGATTTTTCCTGCCTAAACGGAGCTGCTTCTTTCTCTTAGTAAGCGCGGAGATTTACAAGCACTCTCTTAAAGTAGACAAATGTCTTTAGGTTTTATAAAAGATCGTTCTGAGGAGACACGTCTGGTAATGCAACATCGGACTGCGCTCTACAGCTATATTTTTTCCTGTGTGAGAGATCATACGGATGCTGAAGATATTCTGCATGATGTTTGTGTCATCGCGATTGAATCGTTCGAGCAACTTAAAGAGAAGGATTCTTTTTTTCCCTGGGTGCGCGAGATTGCCTTCCATCAAGTACTGTCTCACCTGAAAAAGAAGAAAAAAGAGACACCTTTCAATCCACACGTAGTTGCGGCGCTCGCAGATGCGGTCAATCAGGTGGAGCAAAAGCAGTCTCGTTTGAATTTCCGTGATGCCATGATGAAGTGTCTCGACAAGCTTCCCGCACATAGTCGAGAGTTAATCGTGATGCGGTACGACGATTCTGAAATGGGAATAGCTGGCATCGCTTCAGAATCCGGGAAAAGTGTGCACTCAATCTACTCCCGACTGAAAAGAATTAAAACGATGCTTCGTGATTGTGTTTCCAGACAACTTGCTTCGGAGGCAACACAATGATTCAGCCCAAAGATAGAGACCTGCTCGAAGCCTATCTCGCTAATGAACTTGACTGTGATGAAATAAAGTCACTCGAACTCCGACTTTGTACTGAAGAAGACCTTGCTCGTTTAATGATCGAGGTCTCCAGTGAAGAGACCGTGATTCGTGAATGGACTGAATTACAACGATCTCAGCTATGGTACAGCAAATTGGTTACTGAGACGACTGTCTCTCATTCATCTTTTTATCTCTCCAGATCTTTTTTGGTGGCGATGTTAATTCTAGCAATTACACTGACATCCTGGTTTGGCGTGCATCAGTGGGCTGATCCTCTTATCGTCTCTGACTCTAGTCAACCAGAAAACGTTGCAATTGTCGATGCACTCTCTGATGGCGAGCTAAGGACTCAAAATATTCTGTGCGTGGTGAACGATCATTTACAAACGGGACGACAATATCATCTTGATCAAGGTGTGCTTCAGCTTCAGATGGATTCGGGCGTGAATGTTGTGATAGCGGGCCCCACTACGTTCCAGTTTCTGAATTCAAATGCTCTACGCCTGTTACAGGGGACTATGACGGCTCACGTTTCTCAGAAAGCAATCGGCTTTGAAGTACAAACTCCCACGCTTGAGATTATTGATTTAGGAACCCGGTTCGGCGTGCATGTGAATAAAGAAGGAGTTTCTGAAACACACGTTTTTCAAGGGGTAGTCAACGGCTTCAGTTTGAAGCAAGGAAGCCCTCAAGGTCTGCCTCAACGATTATCTGCAGGACAATCTATCAAACGATCACCGGGTAAAGAAATTGTTTTAAGCGACACAGACAGCGATCTTCTTTTTGCAAAATGCCTCATGCAAGAGTCTCGTATTCATCAGCTTTCAGGAGACTTAAAGCTTCTGTCAAATTTACCCGTCAGTCTGAAATCTGGTGAGTTTACCAGCAATGAACACATACATGTTTTCCAGGAACGGCAAAATATCAGCTTACCGGAAGAGATCCGCTGTTTTGTTCCCATCCAAAATAATAAGGGACAATTCCAGGAAGATGTGATTCAAAAGGGAACCAAAGTAGATGTGTACTATCTCCATCATGATGCCCACCACCCAGGACATCCTGAGTTTTCTGATCAAAAAACAACATTGACCATGAAGGGGGAAGTTCACTTCAAGGGGCAAGTTCTGGGCATCCTGCAAACAGATCCCCTGCTTCTACAAACAGATCAATCTTTAGGCAATCCCGATGTACGGTATGAAAAATCTCATGTCCGTGTTGCTGAAGACGAGACCAAACTCTTGCCCGGTCGTTCCTCACTTTATCTAAATTGGATTCTGTCAAGGGCAGAGGGACTCAAGAGTATGAATGCCATGCGCGTGATTGTTGCCGCTGAAGAAAAATAACCAATCGATTGAACTGGGGTCGCTAAGTTAAGCAGTGTTCATATTCTGTCAATGAAGTATGTTTCTGAAACAAATATGATTTGAATTGATTAAAGAGAAAGATGAATGATGAGAAGTCTTATACAAAATCGAAAAGGGTTCACACTAATAGAATTACTGGTTGTGATTGCCATCATTGCCATTCTCATTGCACTCCTATTGCCCGCAGTACAACAAGCTCGTGAAGCAGCGCGACGTAGCTCTTGCAAAAATAACATGAAACAAATCGGCCTGGCATTACATAATTACCACGATACACACCGTACCTTCCCACCGTCTTATGTTGATAATCATCCTGCTGGTACTCCATTTATGAACAACGATCTTGGATGGGGCACCTTCATTCTGCCTTTCATGGATCAAGCACCACTTTATAATAACATCAGTGGCTCTGGTGCGATGGACGTTGATTGGACTACTATTCCTGCTATGACAACAGGCGCGACTGCCTATGCAAGGGTGATTCTGCCTGCCTTCATGTGCCCTTCTGATCCTATGGGCGGAGTGAACACTAAAATTGATTCCTATGGGAAATCAAACTATAAAGCCGTACGATCCGTTCTTACTTACCCTACCAGTGCACGCAGAATGCGAGACTTCACGGACGGAACAAGTAACACCTTTATTGTCGGAGAATCAGATACTAAAGACCATAATGGATCAATTTGGGTCGGAAAATCTACTAATTCAAGAAATGTCCTTTCCAATGCAAATGCCACATTTCCGATTAATGGCACCGATGTAGATGATCTCTTTAGTAGCGTTCACGTTGGTGGATGCCACTTTGTGTTTGCGGATGGACGTGTTCGGTTTCTCTCCGAGAATATGAATCAAGATACATATACGGCTCTCGGAACCTATAATGGTGGTGAGGTTCTTGGCGAGTTTTAAAGCGTCTTTTTATCATTCGCTGAATCATAGTATAATCGAGACCATCTTTTGATGAACCCCCTGGGAGTAGTAAAATGCGATTGGCTTTGTGCCTTGGTTATGTTGTCAGTTGTTTTTTCATTACCCTGCTGCCCGATAAGACAAAAGCCGAAACTGCTAAAGAGCCGCAATCGAAGATTCTTAAACTTCTTCTTAAGAAAACTCCGAAACCAAACTATGGAGCCCCGGTTCCCAAACTGATCACAGGACGTGTCAGATTACAGTCAGATCAAACAGCTATGGGAGTGAAGGGGGTTTCCATCTCGGACGGATATTCCGTCGTCAAAACGGATGTGAACGGTGCTTACGAACTCACCCCAAACCAGAGTGCCGTGTTTATCAATATCACTCGTCCTTCGGGGTATGAAATTCAAGGGGATTGGTACAAGCCTCTCGCTCCTCAAGTCGACTTCGAACTCAAACAGACAACCGACGACGAGAATGATTATATCTTCGTGCATGTAACCGACACACACGTCTCCACGAGTCCCAGATCAGTGGAAGGTTTGAGCGAATTCGTACAAGAAGTGAACGCTTTGTCTCCGAAACCACGTTTCGTCGTGAACAGTGGCGACCTCCTGAACCTCCACAAAGCGCTCGTGAGTTCCCCTGCCTCCGGGCATGCCAGTTTTCGGAATTATGTCGGCATCATGAACCATTTGACCATGCCTTATTACAATGTGGCAGGAGACCATACAGATTCATCTTATCGACTCAAAGAGTTTCCACGCGGGGACCACCGCTGTGCCAAGCCGATGTATTGGGAGTATCTCGGACCGCATTTCTTTTCGTTTGAATATGGCAAAATCCATTTTATGTCAGTGGATTATGGTTATCACCTCGGCCAGATACAGAATCTGGTAAACGGTCGAAAATTGGAATATCCTACTCTTGAAGTACAGCCAGTCCATGCAGAATGGATGAAACAAGACATGTTTCATCGGTCTCCAGGGACGTTTGTTGTCACTACATCCGAAGCCGATTTGGCTAAGCACTGTCCCGGTTTTCTTGAGATGGCACAGCAGAATGATGTCCGACTTCAGCTTGTTGGCGATGATCATGTTGTTGCTAACAAAAGGCGACCCGTTCCCTATCGAACGGGAGGCGCTTTAGCTGGCTGCTGGTGGAACCCGAAAGCGAAACAACTTTGCCCTGATCTTTCCCCACAAGGATACCTTATCTATCGCGTCAAGGGGGAGCAGATGGATTACTTCTATAAAGGACTGGGGCAACGGATCGCAATTGTCTCGCATCGTGTGGGTGCCCCTTGGACAGGACGCGTGGAACTCCAGGCGCATCTGGTTCAGCCTCAACCTAATGAAACACTGGAATATTCTGTTAATGGTACCGACTGGAAACCGATGCATAAAATCGGTCAACCGTTCTATCGTGCACTGTTTGTTGCGAATATCAACTCAACTTCACTTCCTGAAGGTCATCTCCAGTTCGATGTCAGAAGCACTGCCACCAGAGAAGTCCGTTCTAGAAAGTTCGTCGTTGCCAACAATTCAGGTCCATTGGAATCTCAAAATGACGCTTTGCTTGAGTTTTCTGTTGGTAAGGCTAATTCCAATGCAAAAAACCGCAAAGTCAACTCTGGCAAAGTGGAAGTATTATTCAACAATAAAATAGTTGGTGAGCTCACACCCAATTTGGTCAAAGATTATGTATTTCCCATTAAGGCATCGAACCTCGGAGTTGCCAACACACTATCGTTTCGTTTTTTAGAAACAGGAGACGCAATGAGTCTTGGAAGCCCTGTCCTTAAATTCCAGGGAAAAGTATTTCGAGATCCGCGAGACGAAGCGATCAGACGAGTGAGAACCGGA
This window encodes:
- a CDS encoding tetratricopeptide repeat protein → MAVRDSESQDLVEQVREATESGQQEQAAELLKQAVASNPNHAGVRRQLSEFLITNGFSEEAIQQLEKTTILSPDDPRPYIDLAYLLHQKKQYTDALKNLEFGLNLDPTNIRALLLKGELEELAGLNAAAEETYHRILQAEPYNIVSRLKLAALEIKQGESNRATPILRPICHNTAATIHQRSEAQWLLGVAYGAEQRWNDSVASLERAMKNRPDATADDWYRLAYASLQANDMEKVYPAVTKALSLNPLHTETNRLSSYLTQQSNMMNIQQASMYTPLQRPGFIGQAPQPIPVETLQPPQGWEKVGTLSISSAKINSR
- the folE2 gene encoding GTP cyclohydrolase FolE2 translates to MFEFVSDVLNLKQMESAEQNNNQRPSSVAGISSPSINLPDVANETVPLIGGTLERVGMSGVELVLRLRDASGEIFRTPARADAAVSLDDEKTKGIHMSRLFLSLNSRLADQELSLPLVNEILKDFVQTHEGMSSNSFLTLTYEHSLKRPALLSDHAGWRAYPITIHSSFKQNTFQHQLHVQLTYSSACPCSAALSRQLIQQAFEDAFGDRSELSHDEIYQWLGTQEAILAVPHSQRSHADVTVDLDSGLEDFPIESLIDYLERAIATPVQTAVKREDEQEFARLNGANLMFCEDAARKLKAALEEYKGINNFRVEINHLESLHPHDAAAVATSDQT
- a CDS encoding sigma-70 family RNA polymerase sigma factor, producing MSLGFIKDRSEETRLVMQHRTALYSYIFSCVRDHTDAEDILHDVCVIAIESFEQLKEKDSFFPWVREIAFHQVLSHLKKKKKETPFNPHVVAALADAVNQVEQKQSRLNFRDAMMKCLDKLPAHSRELIVMRYDDSEMGIAGIASESGKSVHSIYSRLKRIKTMLRDCVSRQLASEATQ
- a CDS encoding FecR domain-containing protein, encoding MIQPKDRDLLEAYLANELDCDEIKSLELRLCTEEDLARLMIEVSSEETVIREWTELQRSQLWYSKLVTETTVSHSSFYLSRSFLVAMLILAITLTSWFGVHQWADPLIVSDSSQPENVAIVDALSDGELRTQNILCVVNDHLQTGRQYHLDQGVLQLQMDSGVNVVIAGPTTFQFLNSNALRLLQGTMTAHVSQKAIGFEVQTPTLEIIDLGTRFGVHVNKEGVSETHVFQGVVNGFSLKQGSPQGLPQRLSAGQSIKRSPGKEIVLSDTDSDLLFAKCLMQESRIHQLSGDLKLLSNLPVSLKSGEFTSNEHIHVFQERQNISLPEEIRCFVPIQNNKGQFQEDVIQKGTKVDVYYLHHDAHHPGHPEFSDQKTTLTMKGEVHFKGQVLGILQTDPLLLQTDQSLGNPDVRYEKSHVRVAEDETKLLPGRSSLYLNWILSRAEGLKSMNAMRVIVAAEEK
- a CDS encoding DUF1559 domain-containing protein, whose amino-acid sequence is MMRSLIQNRKGFTLIELLVVIAIIAILIALLLPAVQQAREAARRSSCKNNMKQIGLALHNYHDTHRTFPPSYVDNHPAGTPFMNNDLGWGTFILPFMDQAPLYNNISGSGAMDVDWTTIPAMTTGATAYARVILPAFMCPSDPMGGVNTKIDSYGKSNYKAVRSVLTYPTSARRMRDFTDGTSNTFIVGESDTKDHNGSIWVGKSTNSRNVLSNANATFPINGTDVDDLFSSVHVGGCHFVFADGRVRFLSENMNQDTYTALGTYNGGEVLGEF
- a CDS encoding metallophosphoesterase N-terminal domain-containing protein produces the protein MRLALCLGYVVSCFFITLLPDKTKAETAKEPQSKILKLLLKKTPKPNYGAPVPKLITGRVRLQSDQTAMGVKGVSISDGYSVVKTDVNGAYELTPNQSAVFINITRPSGYEIQGDWYKPLAPQVDFELKQTTDDENDYIFVHVTDTHVSTSPRSVEGLSEFVQEVNALSPKPRFVVNSGDLLNLHKALVSSPASGHASFRNYVGIMNHLTMPYYNVAGDHTDSSYRLKEFPRGDHRCAKPMYWEYLGPHFFSFEYGKIHFMSVDYGYHLGQIQNLVNGRKLEYPTLEVQPVHAEWMKQDMFHRSPGTFVVTTSEADLAKHCPGFLEMAQQNDVRLQLVGDDHVVANKRRPVPYRTGGALAGCWWNPKAKQLCPDLSPQGYLIYRVKGEQMDYFYKGLGQRIAIVSHRVGAPWTGRVELQAHLVQPQPNETLEYSVNGTDWKPMHKIGQPFYRALFVANINSTSLPEGHLQFDVRSTATREVRSRKFVVANNSGPLESQNDALLEFSVGKANSNAKNRKVNSGKVEVLFNNKIVGELTPNLVKDYVFPIKASNLGVANTLSFRFLETGDAMSLGSPVLKFQGKVFRDPRDEAIRRVRTGHWGASSADWGGFLAGNPDSLDETPFQRQQNRFCFVLNDTE